One Deinococcus aerius genomic region harbors:
- the galK gene encoding galactokinase, translating into MPSFEEVFGRPPEVTARAPGRVNLLGEHTDYQGGFVLPSAIPQQTTVALARREGETHRLYSDNFGRMLEVPLGEKGTEFAPYVTGCVSVAGVQGALDVWITSDVPSGGLSSSAALEIATLRALRERYDLSLTDVDLALLGQRVEHEFVGVMSGIMDQMASSLADEGHMLFLDTRTLERRKLPLPAGGEVLVLDSGVPRRLAESGYNERRAQVEEASRLLGVRELRDVTDVGALTGLPGLLLRRARHVVSENARVLRALNAPAPEFGELMNASHASLRSDYEVTVPEVDRLVALLQAHPATYGARMTGAGFGGAVVALTQVGRAGDVARDVLAEYGGEGRQVVPRPQESS; encoded by the coding sequence TTGCCGTCCTTTGAGGAAGTGTTCGGCCGCCCGCCGGAGGTCACCGCCCGCGCGCCGGGCCGGGTCAACCTCCTCGGCGAGCACACCGACTACCAGGGCGGCTTCGTGCTGCCGAGCGCGATTCCGCAGCAGACGACGGTGGCCCTGGCCCGGCGGGAGGGGGAGACGCACCGCCTGTACTCCGACAACTTCGGGCGGATGCTGGAGGTTCCCCTCGGGGAGAAGGGGACCGAGTTCGCGCCGTACGTGACGGGCTGCGTCTCGGTGGCGGGAGTGCAGGGCGCGCTCGACGTGTGGATCACCTCCGACGTGCCCTCCGGGGGGCTATCGAGCAGCGCCGCGCTGGAGATCGCCACCCTGCGGGCGCTGAGGGAGCGGTATGACCTCTCCCTCACCGACGTGGACCTCGCCCTGCTGGGGCAGCGGGTCGAACACGAGTTCGTGGGCGTGATGAGCGGCATCATGGACCAGATGGCGAGCAGCCTCGCTGACGAGGGGCACATGCTGTTCCTCGACACCCGCACGCTGGAGCGGCGCAAGCTGCCCCTCCCGGCGGGCGGCGAGGTCCTCGTCCTGGACAGCGGCGTGCCCCGGCGCCTGGCCGAGAGCGGGTACAACGAACGCCGCGCCCAGGTCGAGGAGGCCTCCCGCCTGCTCGGCGTGCGCGAGCTGCGGGACGTGACGGACGTGGGGGCGCTGACGGGCCTGCCTGGCCTGCTCCTGCGCCGCGCCCGCCACGTCGTCTCCGAGAACGCCCGCGTCCTGCGGGCCCTGAACGCCCCCGCCCCCGAATTCGGCGAGCTGATGAACGCCTCCCACGCCAGCCTGCGGAGCGACTACGAGGTCACGGTGCCCGAGGTCGACCGGCTGGTGGCGCTCCTCCAGGCCCATCCCGCGACCTACGGCGCCCGCATGACGGGGGCAGGTTTTGGCGGGGCGGTGGTCGCGCTCACGCAGGTTGGCCGCGCCGGGGACGTTGCCCGCGATGTCCTCGCCGAGTACGGCGGGGAGGGGCGGCAGGTCGTTCCCCGCCCCCAAGAGTCCTCCTAG
- the lptB gene encoding LPS export ABC transporter ATP-binding protein, whose protein sequence is MTAPAALPTVPVGTARPELLAQGLRKTYGRRQVVRGVDFTVRPGEIVALFGPNGAGKTTTFYMLVGFIRPGGGRIRLGERDVTRLPMHERARLGLGYLPQEPSAFRKLTARDNLLAILEYQRLPRAEQETRADALLAEFGLSHLANSYAYQLSGGERRRLELARALTTDPDYLLLDEPFTGVDPKSIREIQRLIRELRDRRGIGVFITDHNVRETIALTDRVYLMFDGELKFQGTPGEFAADEDARRHYLGDDFEL, encoded by the coding sequence GTGACCGCCCCTGCCGCCCTCCCCACCGTCCCCGTCGGCACCGCGCGCCCCGAACTCCTGGCCCAGGGCCTTCGCAAGACGTATGGGCGGCGGCAGGTCGTGCGCGGGGTGGATTTCACGGTGCGGCCCGGCGAGATCGTGGCGCTCTTCGGGCCGAACGGGGCGGGGAAGACGACCACCTTCTACATGCTGGTGGGCTTTATCCGCCCGGGCGGGGGCCGCATCCGCCTCGGCGAGCGCGACGTGACCCGCCTCCCCATGCACGAGCGGGCGCGGCTGGGCCTGGGGTACCTGCCGCAGGAGCCCAGCGCCTTCCGCAAACTGACGGCGCGGGACAACCTGCTCGCCATCCTCGAGTATCAGCGCCTGCCCCGCGCCGAGCAGGAGACCCGCGCGGACGCCCTGCTCGCCGAGTTCGGATTGAGCCACCTGGCGAACTCCTACGCCTACCAGCTCTCGGGCGGGGAGCGGCGGCGGCTGGAACTCGCCCGGGCGCTCACGACCGATCCCGACTACCTGCTCCTCGACGAGCCCTTCACGGGCGTGGACCCCAAGAGCATCCGCGAGATTCAGCGGCTGATCCGCGAGCTGCGTGACCGCCGGGGGATCGGGGTCTTCATCACCGACCACAACGTGCGCGAGACCATCGCCCTGACCGACCGGGTGTACCTGATGTTCGACGGCGAGCTGAAGTTCCAGGGCACGCCCGGGGAGTTCGCCGCCGACGAGGACGCCCGGCGCCACTACCTGGGCGACGACTTCGAGCTGTAA
- a CDS encoding DUF3084 domain-containing protein, which translates to MLWLFLPFVILLSGVVAYAADTIAKKVGRKHLRWFGLRPKTTALIVAVLAGMGISAASLAAFLLLNRSAVNTIAQADQLRPQINALREEVRGVQGDLQAAQRERDTARREAGALRREREAARASLTQANAELRAAEAGRAQAQAQRKAALVQAQDLRAQVTELTRLRETLEARAEQSRARLAASEADLAASRDRARELDARVQTLGRQVETLDARAAQAEAQVTQAQTRAQVAQTRAEQAQARAAKLDTQVRALEASRQRIEAERNQLAGERDAARAARDAAVAAATRAEAQRLAAQKERDRLTAERASLIAARDRLTAERDAAAGERDAANQARDAAIRQRDAAAQARDAATRERDAVAQQRDAATRARDAAFQARDAAARERAAIAAERDRIRADLVTLRAQQADLRAANEALARDLASTRASLGKLQDEYSSARNELSASRSADLAFPKNDLVYAGVVPSVRNLDGFLQSAAAAASSRGAKGTPAARLSPSARSALETKLRGLNASTFVQCRAANNTAVGFPVDLTCDARPNTVLYRGGQPIRRATVTLGGDTRALQSQIQDLVQDAVVDLTTRGVPGEYITNQGLDVNEFVDLITQLSSRTGPSATVAIAARDDVRPGGRVDLYAQLP; encoded by the coding sequence GTGCTGTGGCTCTTTCTGCCCTTCGTGATCCTCCTCTCCGGGGTGGTGGCCTACGCCGCCGACACCATCGCCAAAAAGGTGGGCCGCAAGCACCTGCGCTGGTTCGGGCTGCGGCCCAAGACCACCGCGCTGATCGTCGCCGTGCTCGCCGGAATGGGGATCAGCGCGGCGAGCCTGGCGGCCTTCCTGCTGCTCAACCGCTCGGCGGTGAACACCATCGCGCAGGCGGACCAGCTCCGGCCCCAGATCAACGCGCTGCGCGAGGAGGTCCGGGGGGTGCAGGGTGACCTCCAGGCCGCGCAGCGCGAGCGCGACACCGCCCGCCGCGAGGCGGGGGCGCTGCGCCGGGAACGCGAGGCGGCGCGGGCGAGCCTCACGCAGGCGAATGCCGAGTTGCGGGCTGCGGAGGCGGGGCGGGCCCAGGCCCAGGCGCAGCGCAAGGCCGCCCTGGTACAGGCCCAGGACCTCCGGGCACAGGTGACCGAGCTCACCCGGCTGCGCGAGACGCTGGAGGCCCGCGCCGAGCAGAGCCGCGCCCGACTGGCCGCCTCGGAGGCTGACCTGGCCGCCAGCCGGGACCGTGCCCGGGAACTGGACGCCCGGGTGCAGACGCTCGGGCGGCAGGTGGAGACGTTGGACGCCCGCGCCGCGCAGGCGGAGGCCCAGGTCACCCAGGCCCAGACCCGGGCCCAGGTGGCCCAGACGCGCGCCGAGCAGGCCCAGGCCCGCGCCGCCAAGCTGGACACCCAGGTGCGCGCTCTGGAGGCCTCCCGTCAGAGGATCGAGGCCGAGCGCAACCAGTTGGCGGGGGAACGCGACGCCGCCCGCGCGGCCCGCGACGCCGCCGTGGCCGCCGCCACCCGGGCCGAGGCCCAGCGCCTCGCCGCCCAGAAGGAGCGGGACCGGCTGACTGCCGAGCGCGCCAGCCTGATCGCCGCCCGCGACCGCCTGACCGCCGAACGGGACGCCGCCGCCGGGGAACGGGACGCGGCCAACCAGGCCCGCGACGCCGCCATTCGGCAACGGGACGCCGCCGCGCAGGCGCGTGACGCGGCGACGCGGGAGCGGGACGCCGTGGCCCAGCAGCGCGACGCCGCCACCCGTGCCCGCGACGCGGCCTTTCAGGCCCGCGACGCCGCCGCCCGCGAGCGCGCCGCCATCGCCGCCGAGCGCGACCGGATCAGGGCCGACCTGGTGACCCTGCGCGCCCAGCAGGCTGACCTGCGCGCCGCGAACGAGGCGCTGGCCCGCGACCTCGCCTCCACCCGCGCCAGCCTGGGCAAGCTCCAGGACGAGTATTCCAGTGCCCGCAACGAGCTCAGCGCCAGCCGCAGCGCGGACCTCGCCTTTCCCAAGAACGACCTGGTGTACGCCGGGGTCGTGCCTAGCGTGCGGAACCTCGACGGCTTCCTGCAAAGTGCCGCCGCCGCCGCGAGCAGCCGGGGCGCGAAGGGCACGCCCGCCGCCCGCCTCAGCCCCTCCGCGCGCTCGGCCCTGGAGACCAAGCTGCGCGGCCTGAACGCGAGCACCTTCGTCCAGTGCCGGGCGGCGAACAACACCGCCGTGGGCTTCCCGGTGGACCTCACCTGCGATGCCCGGCCCAACACGGTGCTGTACCGGGGCGGCCAGCCCATCCGCCGCGCGACCGTCACGCTGGGGGGCGATACCCGCGCCCTCCAGAGCCAGATTCAGGACCTCGTGCAGGACGCGGTCGTGGACCTCACCACCCGGGGCGTGCCCGGGGAGTACATCACCAACCAGGGCCTCGACGTGAACGAGTTCGTGGACCTGATCACCCAGCTCAGCAGCCGCACCGGTCCCAGCGCCACCGTTGCCATTGCGGCCCGCGACGACGTGCGCCCGGGTGGGCGGGTGGACCTGTACGCCCAGCTTCCCTGA
- the galT gene encoding galactose-1-phosphate uridylyltransferase: MHKSEFVKPDGRALTLYGLAPVEVESPIPSPDPQPVVARPQMRWHPVRGEWVMYAAHRQNRTFLPPPEYNPLAPTHDEAHPTELPRGRYDMAVFDNRFPSLIPDAPEPDPVPGVPVRPGVGKCEVVVFSQDPTGTLGGLPVEEVRLLLDVWADRTTELGRDPRLQYVLPFENRGVEVGVTLHHPHGQIYAYDHLPPVQTRALGQMRAWREEHGRPWLTDFIRTEREAGLRVIRDGGAALSVVPPFARFTYETWVLPTRPAAFLSDLEDAERDAFAAVLKDALMRLDALFGVRMPYLLTVQQAPTDGQSYPEWPLRIEISPYLRAPGRLKYLAGTEQGAGEFANDALPEQKAAELREVALAVL, translated from the coding sequence ATGCATAAATCGGAGTTCGTGAAACCGGATGGCCGCGCCCTGACGCTCTACGGGCTGGCCCCGGTCGAGGTCGAGAGCCCCATCCCCAGCCCCGACCCGCAGCCCGTGGTGGCGCGGCCCCAGATGCGCTGGCATCCGGTGCGCGGCGAGTGGGTGATGTACGCGGCGCACCGCCAGAACCGCACCTTCCTGCCGCCGCCCGAGTACAACCCGCTCGCGCCCACCCACGACGAGGCGCACCCCACCGAGCTGCCGCGGGGCCGCTACGACATGGCGGTGTTCGACAACCGCTTTCCCAGCCTGATCCCGGACGCGCCCGAACCCGACCCGGTGCCCGGCGTGCCCGTGCGCCCCGGTGTGGGCAAGTGCGAGGTCGTGGTGTTCAGCCAGGACCCGACGGGCACCCTGGGCGGCCTGCCGGTCGAGGAGGTGCGTCTGCTCCTCGACGTGTGGGCCGACCGCACGACCGAACTCGGCCGTGACCCCCGCCTCCAGTACGTGCTGCCCTTCGAGAACCGGGGGGTGGAGGTCGGCGTCACGCTGCACCACCCCCACGGCCAGATCTACGCCTACGACCACCTCCCCCCGGTGCAGACCCGCGCCCTGGGGCAGATGCGGGCCTGGCGCGAGGAACACGGCCGCCCCTGGCTTACGGACTTCATCCGCACCGAGCGCGAGGCCGGGCTGCGCGTCATCCGGGACGGGGGCGCGGCGCTCAGCGTGGTGCCGCCCTTCGCCCGCTTCACCTACGAGACCTGGGTGTTGCCGACCCGGCCCGCCGCCTTCCTCTCCGACCTGGAGGACGCGGAGCGCGACGCCTTTGCCGCCGTGCTCAAGGACGCCCTGATGCGGCTGGACGCGCTGTTCGGCGTGCGGATGCCCTACCTGCTCACCGTGCAGCAGGCGCCGACGGACGGGCAGAGTTACCCCGAGTGGCCGCTGAGGATCGAGATTTCGCCCTACCTGCGCGCCCCGGGCCGCCTGAAGTACCTCGCCGGGACCGAGCAGGGCGCGGGCGAGTTCGCCAACGACGCCCTGCCCGAGCAGAAGGCGGCGGAACTGCGGGAGGTGGCCCTTGCCGTCCTTTGA